In Nonomuraea muscovyensis, one genomic interval encodes:
- a CDS encoding CHAP domain-containing protein, with protein sequence MTPETQKFIDLLESQLGYAEKAGDYTKFGAWYGKNVEFDADYSGAPWCDMLLAWAANKLGYEEWMGEFAWTVSHAKWFRKNDAWGKQPEVGAFVFFDWSGSGDLDRIDHVGVVTKVVGRKIHTIEGNIDGGVAKRKVRDTDKVVGYGYPQRIKERLDEQLAKQQAIENAHREQAAQPPGQEVNQLQNGPLSSLIPSTEVYVEVQPPIAARKEPAPETGNQQAQQEGVPSSAPAEAEARTEALAKPQADTPRTSATGRAEKKGKHAKPATADTTAVTAEPLPPVVEAARPITSPVLDSPALVGSALVAALALLAISKTRQLRTRPALAAAAAVTVAPPAARRHRHRRKARARAFFAPAGTATLTTATTSPAPSRPAELPRPEAPETVPVPTGFPEELPIAARLAAGAGAEGPGEPFEPIVIPRTPASTPSGPRFRPFEPVTLPLPLPTPAAGASHRSAADPLGARLAAPSEPVAMRLTTPAEPVGGRRALPFEPVAIPEATSAFDAFAPPAGRAAATSWDAFERPARLSRRHEAGYAAQARTTRLEGSGGGYRGRRRSSGHPVEEPAAFTADAPLRGRRHRVTAPHCPDQQRQDPHGPDSARPSQRRLDAPWAEYRLDGSRAAAQRGGDGGRAVQDGASFAAWDRPAHGRRHARGADGPVDGRFFQDTPSRGRRHRAARAQETSPAPAFAPVPLPAPAFTPAPSPAPAFAAPTPTTITTSGERRTASRRGRHRA encoded by the coding sequence ATGACGCCAGAGACACAGAAGTTCATCGACCTTCTCGAGAGCCAGCTGGGCTACGCCGAGAAGGCCGGCGACTACACCAAGTTCGGCGCCTGGTACGGCAAGAACGTCGAGTTCGACGCCGACTACAGCGGCGCTCCCTGGTGTGACATGCTCCTCGCCTGGGCGGCCAACAAGCTCGGGTACGAGGAGTGGATGGGCGAGTTCGCCTGGACCGTGAGCCATGCCAAGTGGTTCAGGAAGAACGACGCGTGGGGCAAGCAGCCCGAGGTGGGCGCGTTCGTGTTCTTCGACTGGAGCGGCTCCGGCGACCTCGACCGCATCGACCACGTCGGCGTCGTCACCAAGGTCGTGGGCCGCAAGATCCACACCATCGAGGGCAACATCGACGGCGGCGTCGCCAAGCGCAAGGTCCGCGACACCGACAAGGTGGTCGGTTACGGCTACCCCCAGCGGATCAAGGAACGTCTCGACGAGCAGCTCGCCAAGCAGCAGGCCATCGAGAACGCCCACCGCGAGCAGGCGGCCCAGCCGCCCGGCCAGGAGGTCAACCAGCTCCAGAACGGCCCGCTCAGCTCGCTGATCCCCTCCACCGAGGTGTACGTGGAGGTGCAGCCCCCGATCGCCGCCCGCAAGGAGCCGGCCCCCGAAACGGGCAACCAGCAGGCCCAGCAGGAGGGCGTCCCGTCGTCCGCCCCGGCCGAGGCCGAGGCCCGCACCGAGGCGCTGGCCAAGCCGCAGGCCGACACGCCGCGGACGAGCGCCACCGGGCGGGCCGAGAAGAAGGGCAAGCACGCCAAGCCCGCCACCGCCGACACCACCGCGGTGACCGCCGAACCCCTGCCGCCCGTCGTGGAGGCGGCCCGGCCCATCACCTCGCCCGTGCTCGACTCGCCCGCTCTGGTCGGCTCGGCGCTGGTGGCCGCCCTCGCCCTGCTCGCGATCAGCAAGACCCGGCAGTTGCGCACCCGGCCCGCACTGGCCGCCGCCGCCGCGGTCACGGTCGCCCCCCCGGCGGCCCGCCGCCACCGCCACCGCCGCAAGGCCCGCGCCAGAGCGTTCTTCGCCCCCGCCGGCACGGCGACCCTCACCACCGCCACCACGAGCCCGGCCCCGTCGAGGCCGGCGGAGCTGCCCAGGCCCGAGGCGCCCGAGACGGTCCCGGTGCCCACCGGGTTCCCCGAAGAACTGCCCATCGCCGCGCGGCTCGCCGCCGGGGCGGGCGCGGAGGGCCCGGGGGAGCCCTTCGAGCCGATCGTCATCCCGCGTACCCCGGCGTCCACGCCCTCCGGCCCGCGCTTCCGCCCGTTCGAGCCGGTCACGCTGCCGCTGCCGCTGCCCACGCCGGCGGCCGGCGCCTCGCACCGCTCGGCCGCCGACCCGCTGGGCGCCCGGCTCGCCGCCCCGTCCGAGCCTGTGGCCATGCGGCTCACCACGCCGGCCGAGCCGGTCGGCGGGCGGCGGGCACTGCCGTTCGAGCCCGTCGCCATCCCCGAGGCGACGAGCGCGTTCGACGCCTTCGCGCCGCCCGCCGGACGTGCCGCGGCGACATCCTGGGACGCGTTCGAGCGCCCGGCCCGTCTGTCGCGCCGCCACGAGGCGGGGTACGCCGCCCAGGCGCGCACCACCCGTCTGGAGGGCTCCGGCGGGGGCTACCGGGGCAGGCGGCGCAGCAGCGGGCACCCGGTCGAGGAGCCCGCGGCCTTCACCGCCGACGCCCCGCTGCGCGGCCGCCGCCACCGCGTCACCGCCCCCCACTGCCCCGACCAGCAGCGCCAGGACCCGCACGGCCCCGACTCCGCCCGGCCGAGCCAGCGCCGCCTGGACGCCCCCTGGGCCGAGTACCGGCTCGACGGGTCCAGGGCCGCGGCCCAGCGAGGCGGCGACGGCGGCCGGGCCGTCCAGGACGGGGCCTCGTTCGCCGCGTGGGACCGACCGGCCCATGGGCGCCGCCATGCCCGGGGCGCGGACGGGCCCGTGGACGGCCGGTTCTTCCAGGACACCCCGTCGCGCGGCCGCCGCCACCGCGCCGCCCGCGCCCAGGAGACCTCCCCGGCCCCGGCCTTCGCCCCCGTACCCTTGCCTGCCCCGGCCTTCACCCCCGCGCCCTCCCCGGCCCCGGCGTTCGCGGCCCCGACGCCCACGACCATCACGACCAGCGGGGAGCGCCGCACCGCCTCACGCCGAGGCCGCCACCGCGCCTGA